In the Sarcophilus harrisii chromosome 3, mSarHar1.11, whole genome shotgun sequence genome, one interval contains:
- the LOC116422160 gene encoding E3 ubiquitin-protein ligase TRIM17-like translates to MDRRDLIENLKGHLTCSICLGYFTDPVTGKCGHSFCTECLLQCRERTTETLTCPECRGVMTYSDLVPNRHLQNLSIIGKMLRPHLVQSMVGLTTCDQHGEQEKFFCEEDRRLLCDYCLSAPEHKDHQVLPLETVANKCKDELQETQTVLAIKEKEFETILDQSRRSKACCQENEYTLKHLAISEYGKIQNFLWDEEYKYLARIHQESRDGLIKMKENMDKLTQQIQNLQQLKLEVEKNLDKEPLEMLQNMKGILERNGELLLQEPEIVSPFWTPAPSHA, encoded by the coding sequence ATGGATAGAAGAGACTTAATTGAAAATCTCAAGGGACATCTTACTTGCTCCATCTGCCTGGGCTACTTCACTGACCCAGTGACTGGGAAATGTGGCCATAGCTTTTGCACAGAGTGTCTTCTCCAGTGCAGGGAGAGAACCACTGAAACCTTAACTTGCCCAGAGTGCAGAGGAGTCATGACGTACAGTGATTTGGTTCCCAATAGGCACCTGCAGAACCTGTCCATCATTGGCAAAATGCTCCGACCTCATTTGGTGCAGAGCATGGTGGGCCTGACCACCTGTGATCAACATGGGGAGCAAGAGAAGTTCTTCTGTGAAGAGGACCGGAGGCTACTCTGTGATTACTGCTTATCAGCCCCAGAGCACAAGGACCACCAAGTCCTTCCCTTAGAAACAGTTGCTAACAAGTGCAAGGATGAGCTCCAGGAGACACAGACTGtcttagcaataaaagaaaaggaatttgaaacCATATTGGATCAATCGAGAAGGAGTAAAGCATGCTGTCAGGAGAATGAATACACTTTGAAACACTTGGCAATTTCTGAATATGGGAAAATTCAGAATTTCTTATGGGATGAAGAATATAAATACTTGGCAAGGATACACCAGGAATCCAGAGACGGCCTGATCAAAATGAAGGAGAACATGGACAAGCTGACCCAACAAATCCAGAATCTGCAACAATTGAAGTTAGAAGTAGAGAAGAACTTGGACAAGGAGCCTCTGGAAATGCTCCAGAATATGAAAGGCATTTTGGAAAGGAATGGTGAGCTTCTACTTCAAGAACCAGAGATTGTTTCACCTTTTTGGACACCTGCTCCATCACATGCTTGA